The stretch of DNA GAGTCTGAGGAtgcgacggacgaggacgaggacgaggaggacgaggaggacgaggacgaggaggacgaggacgacgacgtccctcCGCCGAAGGGGGATGACGACACGGAGGAAtctgacggcgacgacacggAGGAATCGGACGAAGATTCCGAGGACGACACCCCGCTGGCGTCGAGGTACAAGGGAAAGCcgtccaaggcggcggcgtcgcccaagGGGAAGaagcctcctcccgccgcgaagcccaagcccaagcccTCGCCCAAGCCGGCCAAGCCCTCGCCCGGGAAGGGTAACCGGCGGCACTCCGCGGAGCACGCAGCCGCGCTCGTCAGCGCCGAGATCATGGGCCGGAAGACGAGCATGGCCCGCAGGTTCGGCTTGAACGTCGCCCGGGTCGTCGACTCGGAGGCGGAGTCgtcggatgacgacgaggaggagggcgaggatgacgacgacgccggtccGCCGGGGTCGACCCCCACGGACAGATCCTCGGACCGGACGGAggcgtcctccccggcgacggctacgacggacgcggacgggggcgccgcggacaccacggacgcggacgatacCCCCGCGACGAAGGGGTCGGCGGGAGGGCAACCCCCGCGGAGCATCGAGAAGGGCAAACGCGGGGGTTGGaggcccggcgcgggcagGCCGAGGAAAGTTTATGACCCGAACGATCCGACTCCGCGGAAGAGGCGAAGGCTCCCgggggagccgccgcgcaaGCGCGGCAGGCCGCGCAAGCaccccaccgcggaggacatCGAGGCTGGGCACATCCGGCGAAAGCCGGCGAGCGCagaggagaaggcggcggcgctgcggaggctcgccggcggcatcggcggcatcTTCGGccaggacgtcgccgctccaAAGCCGCGGGGTAGGCCCAGGAAGGACGGTTCCTCCAAGAGCGCTCCGCCGAAGCCCTCCGGGGCGGATAACAAGCCTGCCCGCGAGactcccgcgccggcggtgagggCGAACGCGATCAGCACCGAACGATGGGCGGCTCGGGTCAAGAAGGCGTTTGCCGGGGGGAACGCGGAGGCTTCTCACCCggattcgccgccgcggaggcgcgaggtTTCCTTCCCGGAgaacgagggcgagggcgccgccggggcggaaCCGCGAGATGGAGCCGCGAGTGCCCCGAGGagtgcgccgccggcgccgccgccgtccggcCGGTACGGATCGGACCGCGAGAACGAGCAGGTTTCCGCCGCCAAGTCCTCGCGGCGCAAGTCCATCCTGCGGACGCTGGGCAAGTCGCTGGGCGAGGAGAACGAGAGAGACGCGAGGCGAAACGCGCTGGACAGGCGATACAGCGACGTCCCCGAGTTTGAGGTGTTTGGGTTTCAGGGTACGCCCGAgaagggcggggcggcgagcccggACTTTGGCGGGTCACCCGGGCTGTTCACGGCAAAGTCACCGGGGGGTTTGATCAGCCAGTTAGACACGGACACcccggtgacgtcgccggtgcGATCCTCTCCGAGACTTCGCGGTTGAAACGTTGAAACGTAGGATTCATTATGACTTCGGCTTTATTACGTGCCCTTCGAAGCGCTTCTATGAAACCTTCCTCAGCCTTCTCTTGCAGGTAGTTATGGTCCAGTTTATCGATCGTCtcccctcgccggcgcctcgtcgcttcccgcgcgcgggcccgccgcgttccgcgcgcgactcTGCGCGGtcaccgacgccctcggtCGGTCTCGAGcgaccgcgtccgggtcTCCGCTTTCCTCGACTCCTTTCCTCTCGGTTCTGGGCCGAACAtacgcgcgcgtctcgcgttTTTCGTACCggtcgcacccgccgccgccgccctcatCCGCCGGGAAGTTGATCCGATACCCCTTCGCGACGCACTCGCCCAGGCGAGAGGCCAGGTCCAACCCGACGTTGTCCATCAGCAaccccgcgagggcgtcgaaggcgtctCGATTGCACAGGCAGTCGGTCATGTCAGCGTCCGTCGACTCCCCCACGATGTTTGCCACGTTTTGGCAAcacgtcgaggtcgagccGGACAGGCACGGGACGAGAGAAGGGAGCGCGGACGGGAGGACGTCCATGAgatcgtccacgtcgcacAGAGACGGAAGCGGCGGAGGTCGGGACGGATGTTgggacggagacggcggcgtcggcggcgtcggcgggtacTCGTAGGTGGTGGTGGTCGGCGGGTATTCGTaagcggtcgtcgtcgtttgccAGTCGCCTCCCGTGTCTTGCTCGAGGATCTCCGGGAGCAAcacgggcgccgacggttgGCCGTGATGATACTCCGGATActgcgacgtcgtcggcagGTCCTGAGGCAGCGGtttgcccgccgccgcggcggccatggtGAAGTCCACAAACATGAAGGCTGAGTACGCCAGCAGCGCCGCCTTCGGGCCGAACCTCAAGCCTTGGGCCCGGACCTCGCCTCCGCACCTCGAACCCTCCTGGGCCCGGAGCTCGCCTGTACCCGCCGCGTACCCGTACATCTCGCACACGTCGCAcaccttcgcggcgctcgcgccgtcgtcgcccaagGGCAGCGTTCGCGGGTCCAGCGGGCACGTCACCGACGTGCAGAGGCTCTGAAGGCAGGGAACCCGCAGCTCCTGCCCGGCTgtcccgcccaccgcgcccgtaGCCTCGTCTCTGCACACGTAGCGCCCGTCTGGAACCGAACACACGAGGCCGGGCTGCACGTCGCACACCGCCTGCGCGTAGACGCAGGCGCACTCGTCGAGCtttcgcgcgcgatcgacgccgcccacctcgtccgcgtcgaagccgtcgcaCCCCCCCTCTTTTGGCACCAGCCTCGAGGCGTTCGTGGGGCTTCGGGCCCAGCACGGCGACGCTCCGGGTTTCTCGGCCGGGTCCCGCGGCTCGCGggctcgcgcgtccgtcgcgtccaccaccagggacgcgagcgtgagggtcaccgcgacgccgaggaccgAGGCCAGGAGGAcatccgcgcggcgtgccATCGTCGGTGGTtgtgcgcgcggggcgacgcgcctcgGCCCTTCCTCGTTCCGTCCGCCCGCCCTTTCTCGTTTCCACGAACCGGGCGGAAAAAAAAGGGAAGCGGGCAaaacgacgagcgcggcgtacgaGTATGGTGGCCGCGGACGGAGGCGCGATAGCCTCGGAGCCCCCGACGGGGCGTCGAGCCAAGCGGACCATCCGTGCGCCCACCAAATTCGTCGACGAAGACGGATTCAACGACGCCGATCTTCAgcgcgcgctcaaggcgagCATGAAGCACGTCCGCCGggtctcctcgacgacggtgcCGGAGTGCCCGGTGTTCCGCCCGACCGCGGAGCAGTTCGCCGATCCGTTCGCCTACATCAAGAGCATCACGCCGGAAGCCATGCCCTACGGCATCGCGAAGATAATCCCCCCCGAAGGTAAGCTCGCGCGACACGCCGACCGCCGTtccgcgcgatcgagctccgcgccagctgtgttgcgggcacccccctcggccaCTTCCGCTCAcccgcccctcccgcccTCAACCCGCGCAGGATGGAAGCCCCCGTTCAACGaggaagccggcggcgacggcattCCCTTCGATACTAAGCTGCAGACCGTCAACCGCCTCCAGGAAGGGCTCCActtcgaggacggcgagagGTACACGCGCGATTCGTACCGTGACATGGCTGACGCGTTCAAGAGAAAGTACCTGGAGACGCATCGGCGCGTGGCGGACGAGACCGAACGGCTGAGGAGGGAGAACCGCGGttggagcgacgacgcgtgcgaggcgaGAGCGCTGGAAGAGGAGTTCTGGAGGATCGTCGAGACGGACGTCGAGAAGATTCGCGTCGAGTACGGAAGCGATCTAGACGCGGACGTGTACGGCAGCGGGTTCGCGAAGGTGCCGCTCGGgtcggcatccgccgccgcgggtgcgacgcCGGACTCGGATTcagacgaggacggcggcgtgccgCACGCGTGGGACTTTGGCGAGCTCATCAGGCACCCGTCGAACCTTCTCCGCGTGGTGGGCGGGGACATACCGGGCTTGACCCGGCCGTGGCTGTACTTTGGCATGATGTTCAGCGCGTTTTGCTGGCACGTCGAGGATCACTACCTGGGGTCCGTAAACTACAtgcacgcgggcgcgccgaagaCGTGGTACGGCgccccgacgcacgcggcggatgcgttcgagcgcgcggtgaggGACATCGTCCCGGGGATCTTCAAGGACGCACCCGACTTGCTGCATCGGCTGGTCACGCTCGTGCCGccggcggtgctcggcgagggacaCGGAGTGCCGGTGTGCCAGACGctgcagcgcgcgggcgagttCGTGGTGACGTGGCCGAGGGCGTACCACGCGGGGTTTTCGCACGGCTGGAACGTGGGCGAGGCTGTGAACTTCGGCACCGCGGACTGGGTCCCGATGGGCAGAGCCGCCGTGAACGACTACcagcacggcgtcggcaaGCGAGACTCGATCTTCTCGCACGAGAAGATGATTCTGGACACCGCGAAGGCGTTCGTGCGGCGGTACGGGTACGGCGACGGGTCATCGCGGGAGGACCAGTCGCTCAGGGCGCCGTGGatcgcgaggatggcggacgcccttcgcgccgagctccagATTATCGAAAAAGAGCAGAGGGCGGGGAGAGCCGTCGTGACGTCAAAGGGTGTCAAGGAGGTTGCCGGGAAGGAGAACGAGGCTTCCAAacacgaggacgaggacgaaaaCTGCGCGCTTTGCAAGGCGATGCctcacctcgccgtcgtgcaCTGCGCCCGTTGCTTCGAAATCGCCGAAAAGATCGAGTTCGAGCAGGCTGTCGctcgggcgagggcggagggccggagcgccgccggcgccgcgtgggcgCTTCAGGGCGGATCGTCTTCCGAGCGTCTCCGGCGGATGGGGCGGTACCacaggcggcgcaggcgcaaCCGGCCGGTGTTCTGCCTCGGGCACGCGCTGGACGGAAACTGCGGGCACGGCGTGACGGAACTCGTGATGACGACCaacgcgtcgatggacgaACTCGAGCGGGTGCTCGGCGCCCTTCAGAAATAAACGCAAAACTACACTCGCCGCTGCAAACTACTTACGATTAATACAAATACACACGCACGCGACGGCCGTCTCGGCCGACGTATCATCGAGTTCACGATCACTCGTCAGATGTACACGTTGAGGAGCGTCTCCACTTTGCGACGAaggccgggcgcggcgtcctggTCGGCGCCCcggtcggcgagcacctcggcgCACTGCGACTttctcgcctccgccgcgagcatcagAGCGGTCCTCCCGCCGctgtccctcgcgtccacctccgcgggtggacccgcgagcgccccccgcccgacgcccgTCCCGAAAGGCccgacgcctcctcctccgaacGAATCAGAGCGGTACAGCGCCCTGGGCGTCAGCGAGTCCCGCCTGCGAAGTAAGATTTCGCAAATCTCGGGCTCGTCCCGTTCCACCGCCACGTGGAGAAGCGtccgatcgccgacgcgctggcgcctgtccgcgcccgcgtcgcagagcaccgacgccgcggcgatgttcccgcccgcgatcgcgaggaggagcgcggacCTCCCGATGGAGTCGCCAGCATCCAGCAGGCTCGGTTTTCGTTCCCCATCCTTTTCGTCCTtttcgtcgtcatcgtcgtcgctgccCATGACCGGCGagctgggcgccgcgacggagcttCCGGCACCGCCGTTCTTCTCATCGTCCTCTCCGGTGAGCTCGCTCCAGTCGGTGCCCTTgagccccggcgacggcggcgccgggcccAGCGAGCTGAAGATGCGCGAAAACGCCGCAAACGGGTTGAGGCAGTTCATGTGACCGTCGCCCCCGTTCGCACCCTTGAAGgcacccgcggacgcctcgtcgtcctccatgATGGCGcgaaggacgtcgacgatcaCGCGGACGCACTCGGCGTGgccgctcatcgccgccgcgtgcagcgccgtcccgccggcgacggcgtccatcgaTCGGGATCTGTCGACGGCTAGGGGatcggcgccgtgcgcgaggagcgcggcggcgacggtgtgccgccccgcgcgggccgcggcgatgagcggcgTCGCACCGTCGGAGAACTCCAcgttggcgcccgcgccgcatCGCAGgagggacgaggcgacggcgccggcgccgccgtcgtcgccgtgtcgATGCGCGGGGGAGAAGTGGCTCGTCGGGGATCGTTCGTGCGGTGCGGTGAGATCGGCGCGGTGCCTCGTGGCGATCTCGAGGGGCGTGCGGCCGGAGTGATCCCTCGAGTCCGGGgagacccccgcggcggtgcacccGTCGAtgacgaaggcggcgcactcggggttgggcgacgccgccgcggcgaggagacacgccgcgtcgagcggcgtggcgcgcatcttgacgagctcgaccgtcgacgcgaacgatccgcgctcgatcgcgaggagcagggcgtccgcggcggtgcaatCGCCGTCGGGAGCTCGATTTTCGCTCACCGATCGAAACTTCATgagcgcgcgcacctccgcggcgcggtcgtcgagcacggcgcgccTGAGAGgacccgcgagcgacgactcGGCGGGACCGTCCGGACGCTTGatcgcgtcgggcgtgcgcggtgaggcgtcgtgcccggcgcggatgcgcgcggagacgtcggGCGCCATCCCGTGGGTCGGATACTCCCCACGCGGATCGGTTGCCGCTGCCCGAGacacgccgcgcgacggggatgtGACGCTGCTCGGGCGTGTCGAACGGAGGCTGCCAACACCCCCGAAGTTTTCGCGCCACTCGTGTCGCGTTCAACAAACTTTGAGACGACCAAAATGCTACGTTTCCTGGGTGTTCGTCCATACAAAATTAACCACAAATATACATCATAGTCCTAACCTTTGCGCGTGTGACAAAGAGAAGAGGGGAGAAAATAAAATGCGAATCCGCCCGTTTATTTATACTCGAGGCGTATTTCCAAATCAGGCATTCGTCGGGCAGCGTCGGGAGAGGAACCATGGCGACCCCCAAGCCGACGACGTGTAAGGAAGCGATCAAGAAGTTCGAGACGGCCAAGGGCGTGaaggccgcggaggaggtgaaggTGCGCGACCGTCCAGTCCTCTCAGGACTGCCCCGCATCGAGACCCGCCCGCTGACTTGAAATATCGAGTGGTCACTCACCCGCTCCTCACCTTTCCGCCCCCTCAGGTTCTGCTGTATGCGCAGGTTCCCCCCATCGAGAAGATGGACGCGGCACTTCAGACCCTCACCGCGTGCGAGCACCTCTCGCTGTCCACGAACAACATCGAGAAGATCCAGCCGCTGACGGGCCTGGAGAACCTGAAGATCCTCAGCCTCGGGAAGAATCTGATAAAGAAGCTCGACAACCTGGACGGCGTGGCGGAGACGTTGGAGGAGCTGTGGATCTCGTACAACCTCGTGGAGAAGCTCAAGGGTGTACAACAGCTGACAAAGCTGCGGGTGCTGTACGCGAGCAACAACAGGATCGAGGacttcgacgagctcaacaAGCTGACGGAGCTGTcgaagctcgaggagctgctGCTGGTGGGCAACCCGATTTtcaccgaggcggaggagccgaACGCGGAAGGCAGCGACTACAGGCTGATGGTGCTCAAGCGGGTGCCGCAGCTGATGAAGCTGGACGGAATTCCCGTGACgtcggaggagcgcgagaagGCGGCCACGTTCGAACCGGCGCCTGAGGA from Micromonas commoda chromosome 3, complete sequence encodes:
- a CDS encoding predicted protein, whose product is MARRADVLLASVLGVAVTLTLASLVVDATDARAREPRDPAEKPGASPCWARSPTNASRLVPKEGGCDGFDADEVGGVDRARKLDECACVYAQAVCDVQPGLVCSVPDGRYVCRDEATGAVGGTAGQELRVPCLQSLCTSVTCPLDPRTLPLGDDGASAAKVCDVCEMYGYAAGTGELRAQEGSRCGGEVRAQGLRFGPKAALLAYSAFMFVDFTMAAAAAGKPLPQDLPTTSQYPEYHHGQPSAPVLLPEILEQDTGGDWQTTTTAYEYPPTTTTYEYPPTPPTPPSPSQHPSRPPPLPSLCDVDDLMDVLPSALPSLVPCLSGSTSTCCQNVANIVGESTDADMTDCLCNRDAFDALAGLLMDNVGLDLASRLGECVAKGYRINFPADEGGGGGCDRYEKRETRAYVRPRTERKGVEESGDPDAVARDRPRASVTAQSRARNAAGPRAGSDEAPARGDDR
- a CDS encoding JmjN/JmjC protein (Predicted member of the JmjN_JmjC protein family. ChromDB ID: JMJ20104); the encoded protein is MVAADGGAIASEPPTGRRAKRTIRAPTKFVDEDGFNDADLQRALKASMKHVRRVSSTTVPECPVFRPTAEQFADPFAYIKSITPEAMPYGIAKIIPPEGWKPPFNEEAGGDGIPFDTKLQTVNRLQEGLHFEDGERYTRDSYRDMADAFKRKYLETHRRVADETERLRRENRGWSDDACEARALEEEFWRIVETDVEKIRVEYGSDLDADVYGSGFAKVPLGSASAAAGATPDSDSDEDGGVPHAWDFGELIRHPSNLLRVVGGDIPGLTRPWLYFGMMFSAFCWHVEDHYLGSVNYMHAGAPKTWYGAPTHAADAFERAVRDIVPGIFKDAPDLLHRLVTLVPPAVLGEGHGVPVCQTLQRAGEFVVTWPRAYHAGFSHGWNVGEAVNFGTADWVPMGRAAVNDYQHGVGKRDSIFSHEKMILDTAKAFVRRYGYGDGSSREDQSLRAPWIARMADALRAELQIIEKEQRAGRAVVTSKGVKEVAGKENEASKHEDEDENCALCKAMPHLAVVHCARCFEIAEKIEFEQAVARARAEGRSAAGAAWALQGGSSSERLRRMGRYHRRRRRNRPVFCLGHALDGNCGHGVTELVMTTNASMDELERVLGALQK
- a CDS encoding predicted protein encodes the protein MAPDVSARIRAGHDASPRTPDAIKRPDGPAESSLAGPLRRAVLDDRAAEVRALMKFRSVSENRAPDGDCTAADALLLAIERGSFASTVELVKMRATPLDAACLLAAAASPNPECAAFVIDGCTAAGVSPDSRDHSGRTPLEIATRHRADLTAPHERSPTSHFSPAHRHGDDGGAGAVASSLLRCGAGANVEFSDGATPLIAAARAGRHTVAAALLAHGADPLAVDRSRSMDAVAGGTALHAAAMSGHAECVRVIVDVLRAIMEDDEASAGAFKGANGGDGHMNCLNPFAAFSRIFSSLGPAPPSPGLKGTDWSELTGEDDEKNGGAGSSVAAPSSPVMGSDDDDDEKDEKDGERKPSLLDAGDSIGRSALLLAIAGGNIAAASVLCDAGADRRQRVGDRTLLHVAVERDEPEICEILLRRRDSLTPRALYRSDSFGGGGVGPFGTGVGRGALAGPPAEVDARDSGGRTALMLAAEARKSQCAEVLADRGADQDAAPGLRRKVETLLNVYI
- the LC1 gene encoding outer arm dynein light chain 1 (Synonyms: ODA-LC1, DLC1) is translated as MATPKPTTCKEAIKKFETAKGVKAAEEVKVLLYAQVPPIEKMDAALQTLTACEHLSLSTNNIEKIQPLTGLENLKILSLGKNLIKKLDNLDGVAETLEELWISYNLVEKLKGVQQLTKLRVLYASNNRIEDFDELNKLTELSKLEELLLVGNPIFTEAEEPNAEGSDYRLMVLKRVPQLMKLDGIPVTSEEREKAATFEPAPEE